The following is a genomic window from Dehalogenimonas sp. 4OHTPN.
TATCGACATTACTAACTTTCTCGATATGGATATACAGGGATTACATTAAACCTGATCGGTTGCTCGGTAAAGCTGAGATGCAATTTGAAATAGTATTGAAAGGCGAAATTTCCACAGAGAGCGTTAAATCTACATTAGTCGTCCTACAAAAGGAAATTGACCGATTTAGAAAAAAATACAACCCGTCTAACACGTATGAGCATATCACTGTTTACTTATACCCGGACATAAACAGCCTTCAGTCAGATACCGGGCAAATGGACGCTCACGGCGTGTTCAGGGTGTCGGATGATGGATCACCTATGATCTTCCTCGTAGCCGAAATAGCGAAAGATCCAATGAAATCGAGTATAACGACTCCAACTCCCAGCCATGAAGTGTCCCACCTTGTTATCTATGAGATGCTCGGATCCAATGGCATTAGGATGCTCCCGCGCGGGATTTACGAAGGGATAGCGGTTCAAGACAGCCTAGGAGGTACCCAACGGTTTTTGGAACGTATCTTCCTCAGACTCGAGCTGATGATGTCTTCCGTTAACATTGCTGACATCAAGAACTTCCTAATTTATGGCGAATTGTCAGATACAATGCCTATCTCCCAACTCTATAGCGCATCCTATGAATTTGTTGACTATCTAAAAGGTCGTTACGGTGCTCACATATTCGAAGAGATATTCCAATCTATAATTGACGGGAATCATTTTTTTATTGGCTTCTACAGGAGCACTGGGGTGGACTTCGGCGAAATTTACGATGAATGGGTGACCCATTATTTTCTTGAACAGCAGTTGGTCGAATAACGCTTGCTATATACATCACCTATCAAGTTAAGGCCCCTTGACGCTTTGAAGCGAAGCTAAAATACCCTCAACCTATTGACAGGCCGGATAAGGCCTGTATAATCTGAAACCGTAAGCCTCGTGAGCTTGCCGACTGAAGTTGGCTCACGAGGCTTTTTGCTTTAAGCGGCAGCTCACAGGCTTCATTAAGGGGTCAGCACTCTGGATCGGTTAGGTTCAGGCTGACCCCTTTGCCTTTCCGACCAGGGTGCACCCCAATAATTGTCCCGGCCGCGAACGGACCGAGACTAACAAGGAGGTGCCCGCATGGGTAAGTACGCCAGCTGGAACGACCTGGAAAAGAATGTCCCCGTCGCCTATCAGGAGAAAGCCACCCCTGAAGCCTTCCGCACCGGCATGAACGGTATCGCGCCGTCCGGCCTGAAGGTCAAGGAAGGCCGGGTAAGCCATTATCGCGACGGCGTCGACGGCAAGGGTCCGGTCATGGTTAGCGGCTACAAGCGCGCCATGTTCGAGTAGCGCCACCTTCGCCTGATGCTCTCCCCTCGAGGCTAGTCTTCTATTCCTCACCGTCGTCGCGGCGGCGGTGAGGAATGTAGCCCGGGGGGGACGGCGTCAGGCCAGCGCATAAAGATCAACCGAAAGCAGTTAGGAGAAAGCGATGTACAGGACACAGCAAATCAGCGGGCCGTTCGCACCGGGCCAGGCCGGTCCGATGCAGGTGGCCGGACCTTCGGCCTACTATCCGAGCCAGACCACCGATCCCTTTTCAGGGATGTTCTCCGCCATGATGCCCATGATCATGATGGTGATGATGATGGCTATCATCATGCCCATGATGAAGGGCGTCACATCCAAGGACTGAACCAAAACGAAGTTGACTACAGGAGGTAGCTAAGAAATGTATCCCGCGCAGCAGTTCAACACCCAGCAGATCCGCCCTCAGCAGTACCAGTACGGCACGGTGGGCGGTTACTACCCAATGCAGACCACCGACATGACCAGCATGTTCTCGGCCATGATGCCCATGATCATGATGGTGATGATGATGGCCATCCTGATGCCGATGATGAAGGGCATCACATCCAAGTCCTAGGCGGTTCTCGCCGAACGAAGGAGACTAGCAAATGACGAAAGAGAATATCCCGCAACAATACCCGGGTTATCCCGGGACGCGGCCTCCCAAGGGCTGGGTGCCCCCGCTGGGGCAGTCGCTCGCCCTGCTCGGCGTGTACGACAACGAGTCTGGCAACTGGATGGGTCTGCCGCTCCAGGTCTTCCGGGAAGCCCTGCTTAGCGCCGAAGCCATCCATACCGAGGACCGGATCGATGAGCGCGACAAGGTCGAGGTGACCGTACCCGACGCTTCGGCACAGGACACGGTCAAGACCGTTGAGCTAGAGGTACCGGCCGGCGAGGTCTGGTTCCTTAACCGCCTCAACCTCATTACCGAGGCCGAGGTCTCCGGCAACGTCCGCGTCTCGAAGTTCCCGAAAACCGATACCATCGATAAGAAATACCTGGGCACCGACCAGGCGGCAGGTGGTAACACCAACTACGATCTGGCCGCGGCCGGGCAGCTCGGCGCCGATCTCCGGCTCATCGGCGGCGACAAACTCACGGTGATGGCCACGGTGACCGCCGCCGGCGGCACCACCGCAGCCCGCAAGGTGACCCTTAATCCGTACGGCCGCAAGGCCAGGCGGCTAGTCTAAGCGTAGGGAGGCTTCCCATGCCCTCTGCGATGGTGCCGCCAGGCTACCGGGCGATACCTCTGGGAATTGCCGGCAGCATTGAAGGACTGGGCGCCTTCGCCCCGCTCGAAGAGAGCTCAGACGAAGGCGCTCTTTTCTTAGCCCGGCTCGATTTCGAGGATTTCCCCTCGGCCGAGACTTTGGCACAGATGGAACAGGCCTTTACCGTTGCCGGTGTCGAGCACTGGCCCGGCTACAACTATATCGTCCATGCCGATTCGAGTAAACCTGCTGTCTATCTGGCCTGGCAGAAGGGTATGGCCTGGCTGCCGGTCATCGCCGGCATCATCGGCTTCATCGCTCTGCCGCCACTGGTCGGCACCGTAATCTGGTGGCTGATCCCGGAGGACGTGAAAAACCTCATCTCAAGCCTCATCAACATGGGCATGATGCTTCTGGTCATGTTCATCCTGATGCAGGTGATGAAGCCGCTCACGGCGCCTAAAAAGCCTAAGAAACTTCCCGAGGCTAAGGCATGAACGGCTACCCCGTCGAATACAATTCATACCAGCCGATGTTCTGGCAGGCGGCGTTTTCGGCCGTCATCGGCGTCGCCATGATGATCGCCCTGGGAGCCTGGGCTCTGTCCACCGTGAGAAAAGCCCTCAAGGGCGAGGACGTGGAGTTCCCGCTATGAGCCAGGCGTCATCGGTTATGGGTGGAACGCTGGGTGACGTCTTCTGGGACCTGCCGCCGTGGCTTTATTACAGCCCGGGCTACGATCTCGGCGTTTCCGTCTACGTGGCCAATCCCACGGATGCTGAGCAGGAATATGCGTTGCTAGCCCGCCTTTCTCGGGATGCGACCCAGATCAGCGAAGAAGCCCTGCCGGTCTTTGGTTACACCTGGTTCACGGTCGAGCCGGGGGACGTCGCCAGGCTTAAAGGCGCTTTGCGTTTTTCCGAAACCAACGCAGTACTTACGCTGCTCCTACACGAGAAAGACAGCGGCGAGGTCATCGACTCGGTGGCCACCATGCTAGTAGCGCCTAACAGTTCGGTGCTGCCGCCCGCCTGGCCGGGAGCACCGGCAAACACCGGCATCAATGGTTTCGATTGGACCTCGCTCCTCGGCTTCATGCTGCCGGTCATGATGCTAGGCATGGTTACATCGGCGATGAAGCCCAGAAAGGACGAAATCAAACGGCTTGAGCCGGGAAAAGAGCCGGTGAAACAGTTGCCGCTGGGGAGGGGAAGCTGATGCCTGGCGAGTTCTATGTCGAGGGCAACAAAACAAAGGTCTCTCTGAAGGCCATCGAAGCGGCCGTCGCCAGCTTAGAGGCGAAACTGGAGGTGGTGAGGAGCCAGACCGACAAGCTTGCAGGCGAAGTGCCTCACGTAGGGTTCACGATCGCCGACTGGCAAGTCGCTGAAAGCAACCTGATCATCGTCGGTGCGCCCGGCGCGAAATACAAGCTGCACGACGTTTCGCTCGGCATCCAGAACCTCACGGGAACCCAAATAACGGTCCGGCTGTTCAAGAAGATAAACGGCATTGAACGCAAAGTCTACGAGCAGTCTTTCGATGCCGCTGCCGATGGGCCAGGCCTGCCAGTGGTGAACGGTGCCTGGGCGATTCACGACATTTTAAGAGTGACCCTTCAAAGCAACGACCCGACCGACAACGGCAAGGCAATCGATTATGACTTCATGCTGGAGGCGATGTAGGTGAGTTTTCTACTGAGGGCTAAATCGGGAGCAGCGAGGCTTTCCGAAATCGAGATCGATACCGACAAGGACTGGGGCGCGCGTTCCATCCGAAACCTCGGCGGAATCGGATCCTCAATGCAGCCAGGCGACATCATCTACCGGGGCGAAAGCGTCTTCGAGCGGCTGCCCCTTGTGTATGGTAATGGCTACAACGTCCTTAAAGCCCTGAACCATGGCGCAGGACGGCCGGGCTGGCTCGACATCCAGGAACTCATCATCTACATGACCGGCGCCGTGAATCGTGTCGCCTCCTTGCCGCTTCTGGTGATGCAGCGGCCGCCCCTGGAAATCCATACAAACGAGGATCATTCAGGCGGCGCTCACATCTCGGCAGCAGCCCGCACAATTTCGGCGCCGGGCATTTCCATCGTAACGGGCGTTGGACTCGACGTAAGTAATGATGAATTCGAGGCGCTCACCGTACCTGTCCCGATGATCGGTGTGGCCGCGCAACTCGTCTAGGAAGGAGACTTAAGTGACAGAAGAGATCTACACCGAAGACCCAAAGCTAGAAAAGCTGTACAGGCGTTTTGAGAACCTGGGCACCCGACTCAAGATGCCGGTATTCAGGGCATACCTCGCCATGGAGGTCCGGGACGAGGGAGGAAACATCATCCATGCCCACCGGCAGCGGAGTCACTCCTGGAACCGGAACGCCTACAACTTCCTCTTTTCTCAGGTGGCTGCCTACGGCCTCACCGGGACCAACCTGTTCGAAGCCGGGGCGATATCGCTCAAATGGACGAACGGCAACGTCTTTCCCAACGGCTCCGGCTGGGGCTTGAACCAGGCGGCCGGCTGGGATGAAGCCGTCAACTTAAATCAGCGGTCAACCAGCACCGGGTTTCTGGCCACGGCCGGGTCTACAGATAAAGGCATCGTCATCGGCACCAACAATTTCCCTGAATCGTTCGACGGCTATGTCTTGGGAGCAGCGATCGGGAATGGCTCGGGTGCCGGCCAGATGGACTATGCCCAGTCGGACCTCCACTCCATTACCTACGACGCCCCCACCAAAACGCTGACCG
Proteins encoded in this region:
- a CDS encoding cytosine permease; translated protein: MNGYPVEYNSYQPMFWQAAFSAVIGVAMMIALGAWALSTVRKALKGEDVEFPL